TCTTTTGAGCAGGAGGGCAGGCGGCCTTCGGTGCGGTTTCGGGTGCTTGAGGATACGGTGGTGGTCAAAGACCTGATTCGCGGTGAGGTGTCGTTCGACGGCCAGACGATCGGGGATTTTATTATCCTGCGCTCGGATGGCCGGGCAGCGTACAACTTTGCGGTGGTCATCGATGATATCCTGATGAAGATTACCCATGTTTTGCGCGGTGAGGATCATCTGTCCAATACCCCCCGGCAGGTATTGATTTATCAGGCCCTTGGAGCGGTCCCACCGCAATTCGGGCATATGCCGATGATTCTTGGGCCTGACCGTACGCGCCTGAGCAAGCGGCATGGGGCAACGTCGGTCATCAGCTACCGGGAAAAAGGGTACCTTCCGGAAGCAATCAGTAACTACCTGACTCTTCTGGGATGGTCCTCCCCTGACGAAAAGGAAATCCTTCCGAAAGAGGAATTGATCCGTAAATTTACGGCTGACCGGATTAACAAAAGTGCAGCTATCTTTGACCTGACCAAGCTCAACTGGATGAACGGATGCTATATCCGGGAAGCTGAACCGGGTCGGATTACCCGGCTGAGCATCCCCTTCTTGCAGGAGCGGGGCTATGTGGCACAGAATCCATCGCCGGAGGATATGCCCCGCATCAGGGAGATTGTGGCTTCGCTCCAGAGCAAGATGTCATATCTTGCGGAAGTGGCTGACCTTGCGGCTGTGTATTTCGAGGATAAGCCTTCCGTTGATAAGGAGAGCCAAATCTGGCTGAAAACCCCTGAGTCGATCGCAGTTATCCAGGCACTGGCGGAAGTGCTTGAGAACTCCTCGATCGAGGAATCGGCAGATGGCCATGCGGTAATCGAAAAAGTCCAGAAGAAAACCGGCCAGAAGGGGAAAAAGCTGTATATGCCCATCCGGGTTGCATTGACAGGGAAAACCGGAGGGCCGGAGATGGTGGCAATTTTTTCTCTTGTAGGGCGAGACCGCTGCCTGCGCAGGGTCAGGCACGTTCTATCGCTGGTGGAGCAAGTGACAAGTCATGAGTGAAATTCGGATCTATAATACCTTAACCGGCCAGAAAGAAAAATTCCATCCCCTGGTTCCGGGAAAGATCGGGATGTATGTCTGCGGAGTAACGGTCTACGATCATTGCCACATCGGCCATGCACGTGGAGCAATGATCTTTGACGTTATCCGGCGTTATCTGGAGTACCGGGGATTTGCCGTAAACTACATCCGCAACATTACCGATATCGACGACAAGATCATCAAGCGGGCTCAGGAAGAGGGATGCACGGCCCAGGAGATAGCCCAGAAGTACACTGCCGATTACTGCCAGGATATGGAGTATTTGGGAGTCAGGCCAGCGAGCAGGGAGCCGAAGGCTACTGAGCACATCACGGACATCGTCGATTTGATCAGGCGTCTTGAGGAGCGGGGATATGCTTATCGGGTCGAGGGTGATGTGTACTTTGACATCAGAAAGTTTTCCGATTATGGCAGGCTCTCCAAGAGAAGCCTGGACAGTATGCAGGCCGGGGCCAGGGTAGAGGTCGATACCCGGAAGAAAGACCCGCTCGATTTTGCCCTCTGGAAGAGTGCCAAAGAGGGTGAGCCTGCCTGGGAAAGCCCCTGGGGACCGGGGCGTCCGGGGTGGCACATCGAGTGCTCGGCCATGTCGATGAAGCATCTTGGTGAAACCTTCGACCTTCACGGCGGAGGGGAGGATCTGATCTTTCCCCACCACGAGAATGAAATCGCCCAGTCTGAGGCTGCTACGGGAAAGCCCTTTGTCCGCTATTGGCTGCATAATGGCTTTGTGAACATTAACCAGGAGAAGATGTCAAAATCCCTGAAGAATTTTTTCACCATCAAGGAAGTCCTGGCCCGGTACAGCAGTGAAGCCCTGCGCTTGTTTCTGCTGTCCACCCACTACCGCAGCCCGATCAATTTCACCGATGCAGGGCTGACCGATGCGGCCAGAGCGCTTGAGCGGGTTTATAATACCTTTGACACGGTGGAGCAGCTTTTGAAGGGCAGGAGTCAGGAGTCAGGAGTCAGGAGCCAGGAGCCGGGAGTGATGAACAACCTGAGATCCTCCTTTGAAAGCGCGATGGACGACGATTTTAATACGGCTGAAGCCATTGGCAGACTATTTGAGGGAGTGAAGGAAGTGAATATCTTTATCCAGGATCACCCCTCGATGGATGATGACCAAAGGCGCTGTTTGCGGGAGATGGTGGATATTATCAAAGAACTGGGTGGTGTCCTGGGACTTTTCCAGCAATCCGAAGCTCTAACCAAATCAGCCGATGATGATAACATGGTTAATGATTTAATGAAAATTATCCTGGAGATTCGCAATACCTGCCGGGCTAAAAAAGAATGGGCTTTGGCTGATCAGATCCGCTCGCTGTTGCAGGAAAAAGGAATTACGATTGAGGACCGCAAGGAAGGAACGGTTTGGAAGAGGAAATAAAGAAGCATACAAAAAGATGGCCTGATCAAGTACTCATAGGAATTGCATGGCCGATACCCTGATCTACGGAAGAAATAGTGTTCTGGAAGCTCTGCTGGCAGGAAATCGGAAAATCACCGGCCTGGTAGTATCCGAAACCGCTGGCAGCCGGAAAATAGAAGAAATAAAAAAGCTCGCCTCCCGGCAGGGAATCGCGGTTCAGTACCGAACGCGCAGGGAGATGGATGAGCTGTGCGGCAGCGGGCAGCATCAGGGAGTGGCAGTATTTATCGAGCAGATGCGAGAGTCCGACCTTGACGACATCCTCGATCATGCCGCCCGCAAAAGGGAAGCACCCTTCCTGCTGGTGCTCGACCGGGTGGAGGATCCGCGAAATCTGGGGTCGCTGATCCGCACGGGTGAGGCTGCGGGGCTGCACGGGGTGATTATTTCAAAGCACGAGAGCTGCGGGCTGACACCTGCCGTAGCCAAGGCGGCCAGTGGTGCGCTTGAGTATGTGCCGGTTGTTCAGGTATCGAACCTGGCCATGACCTGTGAAAAATTAAAGAAAATGGGTGTCTGGCTTTTTGGGGCCAAAGCACAGGAAGGGCGCTCCTGGAGTCAGGCTGATTTTACCCTGCCTCTTGCCCTCCTTTTGGGGAGTGAAGGAAAAGGTTTAAAAAACATACTGGAAAAAAAATGTGATTTTTTTGTCTCTTTGCCCATGAGAGGGCACATTTCTTCACTGAATGTTTCGGTAGCTGGTGCGATTCTCATGTATGAAGTTGTAAGGCAAAGAAATTGGCAGAAATTGGTAGGTTGACAAAGATTATCATTTATAGTACAATCAAATCTACGCTCAATAGCGCTTATTTGTCTTAATTCAGCATTGACTTATAAGTGTTTAATGAATAGTATGTTCGTTCATTGTCGCTGGCGTAGCTCAGTCGGTAGAGCGGCTGATTTGTAATCAGCAAGTCGGGGGTTCAAGTCCCTTCGCCAGCTTCTCTTGACAAGAATCAAAAATGGTGGGGTTCCCGAGCGGCCAAAGGGATCAGACTGTAAATCTGACGGCGATGCCTTCGGAGGTTCGAATCCTCCCCCCACCACTTTTGTTAAATATGAGCGGGAATAGCTCAGTTGGCTAGAGCATCAGCCTTCCAAGTTGAGGGTCGCGGGTTCGAATCCCGTTTCCCGCTCCAGATTTTCAGTTACTGCCTGGCCCACGTAGCTCAGTCGGCGGAGCACTTCCTTGGTAAGGAAGAGGTCACCGGTTCAAATCCGGTCGTGGGCTCTAAAGAAAGGAGCGATTGGAGGAAATAAGGAATGGCAAAAGAGAAGTATGAAAGGACGAAGCCGCACGTAAATATAGGGACAATCGGGCACGTAGATCATGGGAAGACCACCCTGACCTCTGCCATAACCAAGGTATTGGCCAATAAGGGTCTGGCAGAGTATCGGGCCTTTGATCAGATTGACAATGCCCCCGAGGAAAGAGAGCGGGGGATCACCATTGCCACGGCCCATGTGGAGTATCAGACCGAGAGCCGCCACTATGCTCATGTTGACTGTCCCGG
This is a stretch of genomic DNA from bacterium. It encodes these proteins:
- the rlmB gene encoding 23S rRNA (guanosine(2251)-2'-O)-methyltransferase RlmB; translation: MADTLIYGRNSVLEALLAGNRKITGLVVSETAGSRKIEEIKKLASRQGIAVQYRTRREMDELCGSGQHQGVAVFIEQMRESDLDDILDHAARKREAPFLLVLDRVEDPRNLGSLIRTGEAAGLHGVIISKHESCGLTPAVAKAASGALEYVPVVQVSNLAMTCEKLKKMGVWLFGAKAQEGRSWSQADFTLPLALLLGSEGKGLKNILEKKCDFFVSLPMRGHISSLNVSVAGAILMYEVVRQRNWQKLVG
- the gltX gene encoding glutamate--tRNA ligase — its product is MEKIRVRFAPSPTGYLHIGNARTALFNWLFARHSGGTFILRIEDTDTDRHVAEAEGLILQDLAWLGLDWDEGPDKGGEYGPYRQSDRLKIYQDYARKLVDSGRAYHCYCTPQELEDSRQAMLSQGQTPRYDGRCLHLSEEQKRSFEQEGRRPSVRFRVLEDTVVVKDLIRGEVSFDGQTIGDFIILRSDGRAAYNFAVVIDDILMKITHVLRGEDHLSNTPRQVLIYQALGAVPPQFGHMPMILGPDRTRLSKRHGATSVISYREKGYLPEAISNYLTLLGWSSPDEKEILPKEELIRKFTADRINKSAAIFDLTKLNWMNGCYIREAEPGRITRLSIPFLQERGYVAQNPSPEDMPRIREIVASLQSKMSYLAEVADLAAVYFEDKPSVDKESQIWLKTPESIAVIQALAEVLENSSIEESADGHAVIEKVQKKTGQKGKKLYMPIRVALTGKTGGPEMVAIFSLVGRDRCLRRVRHVLSLVEQVTSHE
- the cysS gene encoding cysteine--tRNA ligase, translated to MSEIRIYNTLTGQKEKFHPLVPGKIGMYVCGVTVYDHCHIGHARGAMIFDVIRRYLEYRGFAVNYIRNITDIDDKIIKRAQEEGCTAQEIAQKYTADYCQDMEYLGVRPASREPKATEHITDIVDLIRRLEERGYAYRVEGDVYFDIRKFSDYGRLSKRSLDSMQAGARVEVDTRKKDPLDFALWKSAKEGEPAWESPWGPGRPGWHIECSAMSMKHLGETFDLHGGGEDLIFPHHENEIAQSEAATGKPFVRYWLHNGFVNINQEKMSKSLKNFFTIKEVLARYSSEALRLFLLSTHYRSPINFTDAGLTDAARALERVYNTFDTVEQLLKGRSQESGVRSQEPGVMNNLRSSFESAMDDDFNTAEAIGRLFEGVKEVNIFIQDHPSMDDDQRRCLREMVDIIKELGGVLGLFQQSEALTKSADDDNMVNDLMKIILEIRNTCRAKKEWALADQIRSLLQEKGITIEDRKEGTVWKRK